The Arthrobacter oryzae DNA window CTGTTCGAGCGGCGTGGTGCCTCCGGCAAGGCCGATTTCGCCGTACTGGTTCAGGGAGTAGTTGTCGGTGACCGTCACCGGGCCCTGGGGAGTTAGCAGCATGCCTTCGAGGGATTCTCGGAAGGCTTCCTCCGCAGGGAGGGTGAAGCCGGTGGATTTCACCTCCGGGGCGGCCTCGGCGAGCTTCTTCAGGCCGGCTGTATCCGCCACATTCACCTGGGTCATCCCGTAGAACTCACTGACGGAGCCGGTGACTTCGACATAGTCACCCACCGCGACGGAACCTACGGTTGCGGGGGAATACACAAAGATAGCGTCCGACGCCGTGTGGTTGGCCGGCGTCAGGTCGCCGCCGGTTCCCGGGGTCTGGAGGTAGAAGCCGCTGAAGCCGCCGGTGGGGAAGGCTGCGGTCACCTTGCCGCGGGTGGTTACGGTGGTGCCGATGAACGGGCTGGCTGCGCCGGATCCCTGGATCTCGGCGATGGTCCTGGCAGCAGGGGCCGGAGGCGGATCCACGGGGTCGGGGTCCACGGGACCCGGGTCTACCGTGCCGCCCGAAGCGGTCGGGCTGATCGTGGCACTGAGGGCGAAGTCTGCCGAGTTGCTGTTGCTGTCCGCAGCGTTGGAGCGGTTCAGGCTCTTGACGTCGGTGTTGCCTGAGGGGGCCGCGGCGGCCTGGGTTTCAAAGGTGTTGGACGCGCCGTAGCCCAGCAGGTCCGCAACGTTGGCCGGTTCGATCACCGAGCCGGTGGCAAGCGGACTGAGGGCAGCGGCCTGCTTTGCGAGGATCAGGGTTCCGGCGCTTCCGGAGGGGTTCAAGCCGGTAGCCACCAGGTCGGGCGCGGGCAGCTCCGGTGCCGTGGAGGTGGCGCTGTTGGTGGAGCCCTGGATCAGGTAGTGTCCCTTCGCCGGGATGCTGCCGTTGAGGGCCGCAACTGTCGTCGGCGATGCTGTGCCGGTGGCGGAGCGGTACTGGAGGGACCAGCCGTCCAGCGTTATCGGCGCGTCGGAAGTGTTGTACAGCTCAACGAACTTATGTTTGTAGGCCGCTCCGGAGCTGCCGCCACTGAGGTAGGCCTCGTTGATAACGACCGGAGACGTGCCTGCGGAGGCCGGCGAGACCTCCACTGCGAACGCCGGCACAGCTGCCAGCGGAGCTGCGATGAGCCCTGCCGATAACGCCGTGCCCAGCGCAATTTTCCATGGTGTGCGATTCATCCGCTCTAACTCTCATTAGGGTGCCCCGGGTAAGGGCTCGGTGGAATGTGTCCGGCGTTGTGGCGCGGACAAGGGCCCGGACTTTACTCCTGGTCAAGTAGTTTCCGGCACAGCAAAACAGAGTCGAATGAACGAGCGGTTGATTCAGCGTGCATTCTGCGAGACGTCCCCCAGCGAAACGTTCACCGCCGGCCACGGGGCGGCATCGGCCCGGTCACGGCGACAATATTCTGCGGCAGTGCTTTCATTTTGTGCGTATGCCGGCCCACCCCATGTGCCGGACATGCAAAAAGAATACCGGCCAGTAGCTCTGATGGAAGCGGCTGGCCGGTATTTCTTATATCAATTTACTTAAATGAAACCCGCGGGCGGTTTACGCGCCCGTGGTATCTCCCGAGGCGGTTGGATCTGCGGCGCCCTGACCGGTATCGGCCACGATCTTGAACATGGCCCCGGTGGGGTCGGCCAGGGTTGCCAGCCGGCCGAACGGGGTGTCGTCCGGCCCGTCGATCACCTTCGCGCCGAGGCCCACGGCCTTTTCAATCGAGGCGTCGGCGTCCTCCACCGCAAAGTAGATCTGCCAGTTGGACGGAACCTCGGCAGGCAGGTAGGCGGAGGCGTCCATGATGCCCGCTTTCGCGGCGTCCCCTGCTCCCAGTGTGGTGTAGCGGAACTCGGGGGTGTCGCTCATGACGTCGGTGTCCCAGCCGAACACGTCCTCGTAGAACTTGACGGCGGTGGGGTAGTCCTTGGTGTGAAGCTCGTGCCACGCGGCCGTGCCGGGCTCGGCCACGAGCTCGTAGCCGGTCATTTCGCGCGGCTGCCAGACGCCGATGGCCGCGCCGGTGGCATCACCGAAGATTGCCATGACCCCCTGCTCCGGGACGTCCATGGGCGGCATGAAGACCTGGCCGCCATGCTCGGTCACCGCGGCGGCAGTGGCGGCGGCGTCGTCCGAACACAGATAGGTTGACCAGACGTCCGGCATTCCTGCCTGGCTTTGGTCCTTCAGCATTATGCCGGCCACCGATTTGCCGTTCTTCGTGGCAGTGATGTAGCCGCCGTACTTTTCCTGGTCGCCGGCCTGGAAGTCCCAGCCGAACAGGTCGCCGTAGAACTGCCGGGCCTTGCCGGTGTCCGATGTCATGAGGTCGATCCAGCAGGGTGCACCGGGAGTGATGTCAGGGCTGGGCATAGTGGCTCCTGTCGGGTTCGCGGCACAGAACCGCGGAGGGGTTGGTCGGTGAAGACAAAGCAGACACTATTCCGGAGCACTGACACTTTCAATGGTCGCGGTTCCATGGCCGCGGTCCGAAGCTGACTGCAACGGGACTTAAACGGAGGATGCCCCCGGGTCCAGATGGTTCAGGACCCGGGGGCATCAATCGCGGAAGGTAAGAGATTCGAACTCTTGGTACGGGGTTACCGCACACTGGTTTTCAAGACCAGCTCCTTCGGCCGCTCGGACAACCTTCCTTACCGAGTAGTGTTTCATAGGCAGTTGGCTGCGACAAAAACCATCCGGAGTGTTTGCGGGCGGGCGTGGCCGCTGCACACTATTTTTTTGTGGCAGGAAGCAGCTAGGAATCGGGAGTTCTCATGAAGGCCGTCTACGTTAGCGAGGCCGGCGGGCCTGAGGTGCTCGAAGTGCGCGAGGCTCCGGATCCGGTTCCGGGCCCCGGCGAGGTGCTGATCGACGTCGTCGCCGCAGGCCTCAACCGTGCCGATGTCCAGCAGCGCCGGGGGTTCTACCCGCCGCCGCCCGGAGCGTCGGAGATCCTCGGCCTCGAAGTGTCCGGCCGCATCGCCGGCTTCGGCCCCGACGTGTCCAAGCCGTTTTCCGTCGGGGACAAGGTGGTGGCGCTGCTCGCGGGCGGCGGCTATGCCCAGAAGGTGGCGGTTCCTGCGGAACAGGTGCTGCGGATTCCCGACGGCGTGGATCTGGTCACCGCCGCTTCCCTCCCCGAGGTGGCGGCCACGGTTTACTCGAACCTGATCATGACGGCCCAGCTCCAGCCGGGGGAGACTGTCCTGATCCATGGTGCCACCGGCGGAATCGGCACCATGGCCATCCAGCTCGCCA harbors:
- a CDS encoding VOC family protein, which gives rise to MPSPDITPGAPCWIDLMTSDTGKARQFYGDLFGWDFQAGDQEKYGGYITATKNGKSVAGIMLKDQSQAGMPDVWSTYLCSDDAAATAAAVTEHGGQVFMPPMDVPEQGVMAIFGDATGAAIGVWQPREMTGYELVAEPGTAAWHELHTKDYPTAVKFYEDVFGWDTDVMSDTPEFRYTTLGAGDAAKAGIMDASAYLPAEVPSNWQIYFAVEDADASIEKAVGLGAKVIDGPDDTPFGRLATLADPTGAMFKIVADTGQGAADPTASGDTTGA